One Spirochaetota bacterium genomic window, ACGCTTATCCTTACGGAATTCATGAATGCTACGGGCTCTGAGAAACAACTCATAGTAATCATAACAGCCAACAGCCAAACATGCATTAACCTCATCAAAGGCAAATTGTTTTTCATATAAAAATGTCTTGGCCCTGCCATTAATAAACTCAAGTATTGGCTCAACAAGCTTGTCACCATTACTATACAGCGTTGCAACTTCATTACACACGTTTGCTAAATCCAGATGTATTGTTCGTTCAACAAGCATATCCACAATTGCAGCAGCCTGCCTGCGCAGTGCATAGGGGTCGGCAGAACCTTTAGGGATATTCCCAACAGAAAACGAACCAAAAATATTATCAATTTTTTCAGCCAGCGATACAACAATACTCACAATATGCTCCGGAAGCACATCCCCCTGAAAACGAGGCCTGTATTGAAAATCAATAGCCTGTGCCACTTCTTCATCCTCGCCATCAAGCAGCGCATATATTTTGCCAATCTGCCCCTGCAGGGATGTAAACTCAAACACAAGGGCAGTGGTAAGGTCGGTTTTTGATAGCATCACGGCCCGTTGTATCTTTTGTGTGGTTTGTGTATTTAGCGATAGTTCATTGCAAATGGCTTTTGCTATTGTCTGCATCCTTTCAACTTTATCGTAGATGGAACCTAACTCTTTATGAAACAGGATGCTTTTAAGCATGTCCACTCTGCCTGCAAGCGGGATTTTGCGGTCCTCTTCAAAGAAGAAACGCGCATCCGTAAACCGTGCTCTGATTACACGCTGATTCCCCTTTACGATATGCTCTGTTGGTGGATTATTTGAAATAACTAAAAATTTTGGAAGTAAATTCCCTTTACTATCGCGCACAGCAAAATATTTTTGATGCTCCTTCATTTCAGTTATAAGGACTATATCAGGTATAGATAAGAATGCCTCATCAAAACTGCATACCACTACATACGGTCTTTCTGTCAAAAAGGTAACTGTAGCAAGCAATTCATCATCCTCAACAAGCACGCCACCCAACTGTTTTGCTGCGTTTTGCAATTGTTCATGAATTATTTTTTTTCGCTTATTATGATCTACTATGACCCCATTATTTTCCAGCGTGGGAATATAATCTTCACATCGTGATAAAGGAATCATACGGTTATGCTGTATATAATGACCTCGCACTTTGTTGTCAAAATCAATGCCATCAATAGAATACGGAACCACTGCATCATTAAAAAGTACACATATATAATTAACTGGTCGCGGGAATGATACACGTTTCACATTCCATCGCATCCGCTTTGGGAAATTTAGCTCATTAATAATCTTTTCAATTAAAACAGGAATAATTGTTGTTGCAGGTTTTGCTTCAACTTTGCGCTTTGCATAGATATAATCACCTTTGCCGGTCTTTTGGATGTATGTATCCTCCCGCTTAATTTTATTTCCTTCAAGAAAACCGGTTAATGCTTTGGTTGGGTTGCCCCTGTCATCATAGGCGGCTTTCACCGAAGGGCCTTTGAGTTCCTCATAATCTTCAGACTGACTATCAGCCATGTCATATACCAGTATTGCAATACGGCGTGGTGTTGCATATACCGTACACTTTTCAAACGCAATACGATACGCCTGTAAACCTTCGGTTACAATTTTTTCTACCTGCTCAATAGCAGATGGGATATACCCTGCTGGAATTTCTTCAGTTCCAATTTCGCATACAAAATTAAGCTTTGACATACACGTATCCTGTTTGTGAATTATTGTTTGTTATCTACTCAATGTTT contains:
- the glyS gene encoding glycine--tRNA ligase subunit beta: MSKLNFVCEIGTEEIPAGYIPSAIEQVEKIVTEGLQAYRIAFEKCTVYATPRRIAILVYDMADSQSEDYEELKGPSVKAAYDDRGNPTKALTGFLEGNKIKREDTYIQKTGKGDYIYAKRKVEAKPATTIIPVLIEKIINELNFPKRMRWNVKRVSFPRPVNYICVLFNDAVVPYSIDGIDFDNKVRGHYIQHNRMIPLSRCEDYIPTLENNGVIVDHNKRKKIIHEQLQNAAKQLGGVLVEDDELLATVTFLTERPYVVVCSFDEAFLSIPDIVLITEMKEHQKYFAVRDSKGNLLPKFLVISNNPPTEHIVKGNQRVIRARFTDARFFFEEDRKIPLAGRVDMLKSILFHKELGSIYDKVERMQTIAKAICNELSLNTQTTQKIQRAVMLSKTDLTTALVFEFTSLQGQIGKIYALLDGEDEEVAQAIDFQYRPRFQGDVLPEHIVSIVVSLAEKIDNIFGSFSVGNIPKGSADPYALRRQAAAIVDMLVERTIHLDLANVCNEVATLYSNGDKLVEPILEFINGRAKTFLYEKQFAFDEVNACLAVGCYDYYELFLRARSIHEFRKDKRFGDLLIAFKRMNNIVNAFVKKNPGYAFSFNPDALVIDEEKRLYSFFHSKEKIIKEYITQNKYTELFLLLIEGKEIIDTYFDNVMVMDTNTAVRDNRLGMLHYILTLFTTLIDFSQIQE